In the Colletotrichum lupini chromosome 1, complete sequence genome, one interval contains:
- a CDS encoding major facilitator superfamily transporter, whose product MADLKSSDSAQREVDVEKGISPNASDLEGATIRPESRQEPEESTQDADKEAHHDPNVVDWDGPDDPENPQNWPMKQKWLNIATISMLTFVTPLGSSMFAPGIPKIMVEFHETSATVATFVVSVYILGFAFGPLIIAPMSEVFGRARLYIYGNILFTIFTVGTALSQNMAMMMAFRFLMGLAGAVPVTIGSGSIADIMPIEQRGRAMSAWALGPLLGPCIGPVAGGYLIKAAGWRWVYWLVTIVGGIFIPLSWFMMKETFAPLILERKVARLRKETGNTNLRSKLDDGQTTKHKFQHAIVRPIKLLFVTPIVTLMALYVAITYGILYLLITTFSFVYRDQYGFDEGTIGLTFLPAGIGMMIGVGTFGALTDFIVIRNKKKGLVHRPEARLTPVLTMPCGVVLPIGLFIYEWTTDKGVHFIVPMLGVVIFAIGLMGVMMCIQNYLLDTYPRYAASVTAALAVLRSLAGALLPLRGLVLVSLLQGS is encoded by the exons ATGGCGGATCTCAAGTCCTCGGACTCTGCCCAAAGAGAAGTGGATGTTGAGAAAGGAATCAGCCCCAACGCCTCGGATCTCGAAGGCGCAACCATCAGACCCGAGTCTCGCCAGGAGCCAGAAGAAAGCACACAAGATGCTGACAAGGAAGCACACCACGACCCGAACGTCGTCGATTGGGACGGACCTGACGATCCTGAAAACCCTCAAAACTGGCCCATGAAGCAAAAGTGGTTGAATATCGCTACCATTTCGATGTTAACCTTTGTCAC ACCACTT GGATCCTCCATGTTCGCCCCCGGTATTCCCAAAATCATGGTTGAATTTCACGAGACCTCGGCCACGGTAGCAACGTTCGTCGTCTCAGTTTATATCCTCGGCTTTGCCTTTGGCCCCCTCATTATCGCTCCGATGAGTGAGGTCTTTGGTCGCGCACGGCTTTACATCTACGGCAACATTCTCTTCACCATCTTCACCGTCGGCACGGCCCTCTCACAAAACATGGCCATGATGATGGCATTCCGTTTCCTTATGGGTTTGGCTGGTGCGGTGCCAGTCACCATCGGAAGTGGCAGTATTGCAGATATCATGCCAATTGAGCAGAGAGGTCGGGCCATGTCCGCTTGGGCCTTAGGACCCCTTCTCGGCCCTTGTATTGGTCCCGTTGCCGGAGGCTACTTGATCAAGGCTGCTGGATGGAGATGGGTGTACTGGCTTGTGACTATTGTG GGTGGTATCTTCATTCCTCTTTCTTGGTTCATGATGAAGGAGACCTTCGCCCCTCTCATTCTCGAACGCAAGGTAGCCAGGCTCCGCAAGGAAACTGGCAACACGAACCTCAGAAGCAAGCTCGATGATGGCCAAACCACGAAGCACAAGTTCCAGCACGCCATCGTCCGACCTATAAAGCTCCTCTTCGTCACACCGATCGTCACTCTCATGGCTCTCTACGTCGCCATCACATACGGTATCCTCTACCTCCTCATCACAACCTTCTCCTTCGTCTACAGAGATCAATACGGCTTCGATGAGGGAACCATCGGTCTCACTTTCCTTCCTGCCGGTATCGGTATGATGATTGGTGTCGGCACCTTCGGTGCGCTCACCGATTTCATCGTCATCAGGAATAAGAAGAAGGGGCTCGTTCACAGACCCGAGGCCCGTCTTACTCCGGTTTTGACCATGCCTTGCGGTGTGGTTCTCCCAATCGGTCTCTTCATCTATGAATGGACAACTGATAAGGGTGTTCACTTCATCGTTCCCATGCTTGGAGTTGTCATTTTCGCCATTGGACTTATGGGTGTAATG ATGTGCATTCAGAACTACCTCCTCGACACATACCCCCGATATGCAGCTTCTGTCACTGCCGCGCTAGCTGTTCTTCGATCTTTAGCCGGTGCGCTCCTTCCTCTTAGAGGCttagtgttagtatccctattacagggtagttag